The following coding sequences are from one Nicotiana tomentosiformis chromosome 3, ASM39032v3, whole genome shotgun sequence window:
- the LOC138908076 gene encoding uncharacterized protein: protein MAEQVFRVLHNSEDELQITTNDPILQALQRFKEIVRLQTQVDAIHAEAEEFKMNMDILASKKEIVQAQLESAETQLQAAKEKASVQVEKIKRIQHRLDLTIYDKASLVDKLEVARSEVAVARSEVAEANKRDDAKVAQFRVDVKVDQAKAKGMVEYAKCQARREALEWFQAQGFEIMAEIEKARVEEAMARKIAFLEEDSESSSESKEKEDSEDGDATSDEDQAS, encoded by the coding sequence atggctgagcaggtatttcGAGTGCTTCAcaatagtgaagatgaattgcaGATAACTACTAATGATCCGATTCTGCAGGCCCTACAGAGGTTCAAAGAAATCGTACGACTCCAAACGCAGGTGGATGCGATACATGCCGAGGCGGAAGAATTCAAAATGAACATGGACATTCTAGCCTCGAAAAAGGAGATCGTCCAAGCTCAACTGGAGTCGGCCGAGACCCAGCTCCAAGCTGCAAAAGAGAAAGCCTCAGTGCAGGTCGAGAAGATCAAGAGGATTCAGCATCGGTTGGATTTGACCATTTATGATAAGGCAAGCTTGGTCGAtaaactcgaagtggccagatccgAGGTGGCCGTAGCCAGATCTGAGGTGGCCGAGGCCAACAAAAGAGacgatgctaaagtggcccagtttagGGTCGATGTCAAAGTCGACCAGGCCAAGGCCAAGGGCATGGTCGAATATGCGAAATGTCAGGCTCGAAGGGAAGCCCTCGAATGGTTTCAGGCCCAGGGCTTCGAAATCATGGCTGAGATCGAAAAGGCTAGAGTAGAGGAAGCCATGGCCCGGAAGATAGCCTTCCTTGAGGAAGACTCCGAGAGTTCAAGTGAATCCAAAGAAAAAGAAGATTCCGAGGATGGAGATGCgacctccgatgaagaccaagcctcttag
- the LOC104084585 gene encoding uncharacterized protein, with the protein MAQCRLLLFLAVFFSIFGLLHASAGDADPVYRACVDQCEKTGCVGNKCSQHCNFTSGGSPIDGPWYLQEPLYLRWKQWDCLSDCRYHCMLSREEERKKLGLKPVKYHGKWPFQRVNGIQEPVSVALSALNLAVQFHGWVSFFILVNYKLPFRPNKKPYYEYTGLWHIYAIFSLNSWFWSAVFHSRDVDLTEKLDYSSAVALLGFSLILAVLRVFNVRDEAARVMASAPILAFVTTHILYLNCYQLDYGWNMKVCMSMGMLQLILWAVWAGVTRHPSRWKLWVVVIGGGLATLLELYDFPPYRGFVDAHALWHATTIPLTCLWWSFVRDDSEFRTKTLIKKAK; encoded by the exons ATGGCACAGTGTCGTTTGCTTCTGTTCCTTGCTGTGTTTTTCTCCATTTTCGGACTCCTTCATGCCAGTGCCGGCGATGCCGATCCGGTTTACAG AGCTTGTGTTGATCAGTGTGAGAAGACTGGATGCGTGGGGAACAAATGCTCTCAACACTGTAATTTTACTTCTGGTGGGAGTCCCATTGATGGTCCATGGTATCTGCAGGAACCACTTTATCTGAGATGGAAACAATGGGACTGCCTTAGTGATTGTCGTTACCACTGCATGCTTTCCAGAGAAGAAGAGCGGAAGAAACTTGGTCTTAAGCCTGTCAAATATCATGGAAAATGGCCTTTTCAGCGTGTCAATGGAATCCAG GAACCTGTTTCTGTAGCTCTTTCGGCTCTTAACCTTGCTGTACAATTCCATGGATGGGTATCCTTTTTCATTTTGGTGAATTACAAGCTGCCCTTTAGGCCAAACAAAAAGCCATATTATGAGTATACTGGCCTGTGGCATATTTATGCTATATTTTCACTGAACTCCTGGTTTTGGAGTGCTGTTTTCCATAGTAG AGACGTAGACTTGACTGAGAAGCTAGACTATTCGTCTGCCGTTGCATTGTTGGGGTTTTCTCTGATCCTGGCTGTATTGCGAGTCTTCAATGTGAGAGACGAGGCAGCAAGGGTAATGGCTTCTGCTCCCATTCTCGCATTTGTGACAACCCACATCTTGTATCTGAACTGTTACCAGCTTGACTATG GGTGGAACATGAAAGTCTGTATGTCTATGGGCATGCTGCAGCTTATCTTATGGGCTGTCTGGGCAGGGGTTACTCGCCATCCGTCACGCTGGAAACTATGGGTTGTGGTGATTGGTGGAGGTCTCGCTACACTCCTTGAGTTATATGACTTTCCTCCCTATAGGGGATTTGTGGATGCCCATGCTCTATGGCATGCCACCACCATCCCTCTGACCTGCTTGTGGTGGAGCTTTGTGCGGGATGACAGTGAATTCAGGACAAAAACTCTCATCAAGAAAGCAAAGTAG
- the LOC108942808 gene encoding dehydration-responsive element-binding protein 1D-like, producing the protein MDIFRSYYSDSLTESSSLSDNSSSPCNRANLSDEEVLLASNNPKKRAGRKKFHETRHPVYRGVRKRNSDKWVCEMRLPNKKSRIWLGTYPIAEMAARAHDVAAIALRGRSACLNFADSVWKLPIPASTDAKDIQRAAAEAAEAFRPSESEAISGESCAGTTPETLENDKFFMDEEALFCMPGLLASMAEGLMLPPPHFVDVGDYVEAADMHLWSYTI; encoded by the coding sequence ATGGATATCTTTCGAAGTTATTACTCCGACTCACTTACTGAATCTTCATCACTTTCTGATAACAGCAGCTCCCCATGTAATAGAGCTAATCTTTCTGATGAGGAAGTTTTGTTAGCTTCAAATAACCCCAAGAAGCGAGCAGGGAGGAAGAAGTTTCACGAAACTAGACACCCAGTATACAGGGGAGTGAGGAAGAGGAACTCAGACAAATGGGTTTGTGAAATGAGACTACCAAATAAGAAATCAAGAATATGGCTTGGAACTTACCCCATTGCAGAAATGGCGGCCAGAGCTCATGACGTGGCAGCTATTGCATTGAGGGGTCGTTCTGCTTGCTTGAACTTTGCAGACTCAGTTTGGAAGTTGCCTATCCCAGCTTCTACCGACGCTAAGGATATTCAGAGAGCGGCGGCGGAGGCAGCCGAGGCTTTCCGGCCATCTGAGTCAGAAGCAATTTCAGGTGAATCATGTGCTGGCACTACTCCTGAAACGCTAGAAAATGATAAGTTTTTTATGGATGAGGAAGCTCTGTTTTGCATGCCGGGATTGCTAGCGAGTATGGCGGAAGGATTAATGCTGCCTCCACCTCACTTCGTAGATGTTGGAGATTATGTGGAAGCTGCTGACATGCATCTATGGAGTTATACTATTTAA